gaccgggttcgtagtctgggagtctttttagactcttccctctcacttgaggctcaagtagcctcggtggttaggaatgcgtttcaccaacttcggttggtagcccagctacgtccctatttgagtaaagaggaccttacatcagtggtacatgctctggtaacctcacgtttggattactgtaatgcgctttacgtagggctacctttgaagacagttcagaagctacaactagtgcaaaatgcggcggccagattgctgacaaggaccaagcggtccgagcatataacacctgttctggccagcttgcactggttgccaatatgtttccgggctagattcaaagtgttggtattaacctataaagccttatacggtgcgggaccacgataccttgcggaacgcctcttccgatatgaaccggcccgtgcactacgttctgctacgaaggccctcctccgggttccaactcacagggaggcccggagggtgatgacaagatctagggccttctcagtggtggcccccgaactatggaacagtctccctgaggaagtacgcctggcaccgactctgctttccttccggcgccaggtcaaaaccttcctattctctgaagcattttaagttacattgatctaattttaaaaatgtttattgtattgttgactgtattttaatattattttgttattcattgtatttttatactattttatgttcaccgcccagagagctatcgctagtcgggcggtatataaatttaataaataaataaataaaataaataaataacagaaatgtattgcaaaAGCAGCacttcaagtgtaaaatttgatttcaagtgtccgggtatcattgctggggggggatgtgagattctgttatgccattctgttaatcttatcgATAAAAAAAAATTGACTACCTTCTGTgcgtatgtgtttatttttaatgttgttttaggctacttagatgtgcagcagccaaggccagcaccttataggtgtttaaaaaaaaaaagtaactgaaatgtaactgtagtgattactttcgagaaaaagtaatcagttactttcagagcaactgtaattgtggCTGGCAGTGTTCCCTTACTGTacatggtgcaaacagaaaactgaGGTTAAAACGtctttagcacgaagttatgctaccatgtggataagccctcagcaATCCAGCAGAGAGAACCATTGCTTGGGAGGGTGGTCCTCTAGAAATCTGCATTCTTGAGCACGGTTGATACTTGGGGGAAAGGGACATCAACATTGTGGTAGAAAGGAGACAACTAAACAAGGATCACCATCAGAATTAGCAGCCGCAACATGAACGGAAACGGAAAGGGGCCAAGGGAATTTGGAAAGCAGATTCATATTTTTAAACTTCTTCAGTCTTCCTCAGAATGAGGATGAGAAACTTGCCTGTTTCTTCACTTCCCTTCTTTCTCCCTGCCTTGTATTTCTTATGTAATCACCGAGTTTAACCCTAACTTCCCTCCCGGGGACTACATTCCTTTTAATCTTCAGCTCTCCACTCTTTCTTTGCACTAACATATTggtctgtgtctctgtgtgtgtgtgtgtgtgtgtgtgtgtgtgtgtgtgtgtgtatgcatgcgcacacaggcacacacatgtGAGAACACAATtctgtgtatgtttactcagaagcaagtcctaccgTCTCCTCTCCAATGAAGCTTATTTCCTAGTAAGTTAGTATTTCTTGAATGGGAGTAATGGATGGACTTCCATTCAAGAAGCTAAATGCATGATAAAAGAGGGTTTCTAATCCAAGGAATGGTCTGATTGGGCCTTGTGGGTCATCGATACAGCTCTGCTTATGCTGATGCAAGGTCATTGGTATTTTCTTGTGGTCAGCAAGTTGCACCAGTCCAGCTAAAAAGAAAGAGTAGAAATGTAGATTGACAGGATGGCCCTAGCAGCTACCACAACCAGTAGTCCTTGTGTTAAAACTAAGCAGTTCCCATAGCTACAGCAAGGGGAGAAAGTGCCAATCACAATGCTCAAAAATACTCAGTGTGAATTTGTGATGCTAGCAAGTTACCTCCATTCCCCCCATTCCTCCCCATATCTGATGCAGAAAACCCTTTGTATTATTCCAAAGATTTTGTGTGGTACTCCTAAGAAGATGCAATTCTGCAGGTGTAGCTATGCCACTCTAGTCCTTCCACCGCTGTAGTAGCTGTGACAGTGAATATGCTTACCAGTTACACAGTTCTGGCATGAAGGCCCTTAGACTGCAATCCCATTCGTGCTTTTCTGAGAGCAGCGCCTAATCTACACATCAGCAGTGGGATGGTAGAACACAGCATACCACTTCCAATAGCCAGTGAACACTCACATTTTATTCCACCAGTAGGCCCTAAAGTACACATGCAGCAGAGTGAGATGGTAGAGTTTTGAGGGTACTAGGATGAAGTATTCACATTTTTAATGCTCCCCTACATATAAACACACTTGCCTATAAAAAAAACAGCAAGCAAGGAACTGGGGTAGAACGCTTATCCCTAATGTGCTAATTTTTTGTTTTCAGGGACTTTTTGTACACGGAGAAGAATTCAGAACGAATCCACCCCTTGCAGACTGTAGTGTTGCACTCCATCGTGTTATTACAGAATTCTTCCATCCTGTAGAGCATTAAGGAGATATAGAGCATTAAGGAGAACAGGCAGAGACTTTTCGGGGAAGCAGAAATCCTTCAGACAGCACTGGTCAAACATATTGGGTGCACGTTATGTGGTGATGGTATGGCGAGATGCACATCTTTACATGACACCTTCATGTAAAAGCACTGCACCTTGAATATTTACAGgccatttcaaaaacaaaaatcagaGCAGTTACTGACAGGTGATACCTCTGGTAATAATGGAAACAGACAGAAACCGCACACTACTTACCAGCTTTGTCCTGGTGGGTTTCACAACAGATCCGCTCTTGCGGATCATCCTCTTTGTGCTTTTTCTGGTCTCGTACACCCTAACCCTGACTGGAAACCTGGGTCTCATGACACTGATCTACCTAGATTCCCGCTTGCACACACCCATGTATTTCTTTGTGGGCAGCCTTTCCTTCCTGGATGTCTGGTACTCCTCAGTCTACACTCCCCGGATCCTGTCTGACTGTGTGTCCAAGAGCAAGGCCATCTCCCTTGCAGGCTGTGCAGCTCAGTTCTTCTTCTCAGCTGGCTTAACCCAAAGTGAATGCTTCCTGCTAGCTGCAATGGCCTATGACCGCTACGTGGCCATCTGCAACCCGCTCCTCTACACCACTGCCATGTCCAGGAAACTCTGCATCCAACTAGTCATTGGGTCTTATGTGGCTGGCTTTGCTAGTGCCGTTGTGCATACAGGCAACACTTTCTGCCTACGCTTCTGCAGGAACATTATCAACCACTACTTTTGTGATGTGCCCCCACTTCTGAAGATGGCCTGTGGTGATACTCGGGTCTCTGAACTCATCCTGGTCACAGCCATTGGTTGCAACGTGCTGGCAACCACTATTCTCATCCTGGGCTTCTACACAGGCATCGTGGCAGCCATCATACGCATCCGCTCAGCTGCAGGGCGACGCAAGGCCTTCTCCACTTGCTCTGCCCACCTCGTCTCAGTCTTCTTCTTTTTGGGGTCTGCCCTCTTCATGTATTCCCAATCCAGCTCCCAGCACACTCCAAACTGGGACAAGGCAAATGCACTTTTCTACACAGTGGTCAACCCTTTGGTCAACCCCTTGATTTACAGCTTGCGCAACAAAGATGTCAAGGCAGCCTTCAAGAAAGTCCTGGGGAGATTCATGGCACCCAAATGAATGGCAATGAATGGGACTCTGAGCCAAACTGGATGTGATATCAGAGCTGCATGAATGCCTTCCACTGTCTGTAAACTTTTATAATTAGCAGCTGAACAGGGAATCTGGATGGGGAAAGCATCATTGTAGGGAACGGATAAACCCTTTCCctcttgctgtttttttaaataaacctaacaaccctaaaaaaaaaagtgctccTGAAGCTGCTACTTGCCACAGTCAATAAAATATGTTTGTAATCTTATCCTGTAGTAAGAGAAACGTAGAGTTCACTATGGTCAAGTGCCATAGTAGATGGTTGTGTTTAGTTCTTggtaccacattttaagaaggacttTGACAAAAGTCGATGTGTCCACAGAAGGACTAACAGCATGGTGAGGAGTCTGGAAAACTACATCCTGTGGGGAACTATTGAAAGAGTGGGATATTTTAGCCTGGAAAAGTTTCCATTTGACTCCATGCTTATTGAATTTCAGGTGTGGCATAAAGGTGTGGCACCTTTTTAATCTAGCATTCAGGCCAGAATGAAACCACGTGGCTTTCTGCAATAAGGGTAGAGACAAACTTACtgctgtgccagttccagtgtgtctcccccGCTCTTTTCTGAAAAGGGGCACACTCACCCAGTCAAATTCCAtctctttttactctaaaacctggtcagatgcactcaaattcattttttaaaaattcagcttcagacagattttgcaactgattggtagatcaattcATTGCTACTCCAGGTGCAGTACGCTTGCAATGGAaatgctttaagaacataagaagagcctgctggatcaggccagtggcccatctagtccagcatcctgttctcacagcggccaaccaggtgcctgggggaagcccgcaagcaggacccgagtgcaagaacactctcccctcctgaggcttccggcaactggttttcagaagcatgctgcctctgactagggtggcagagcacagccatcacggctagtagccattgatagccctgtcctccatgaatttgtctaatcttcttttaaagccgtccaagctggtggccattactgcatcttgtgggagcaaattccatagtttaactatgcgctgagtaaagaagtacttccttttgtctgtcctgaatcttccaacattcagcttctttgaatgtccacgagttctagtgttatgagagagagagggagaagaacttttctctatccactttctcaatgccatgcataattttatacacttctatcatgtctcctctgacccgccttttctctaaactaaagagccccaaatgctgcaacctttgctGCAGacccaggcagagacagtgactggcccaatactTTGCTGTTGGTGGTCCTGGAAGGTccgaaggcagcagtggggaagcaaGTTGTGTCCAGCCAAGGCAGAGT
This DNA window, taken from Rhineura floridana isolate rRhiFlo1 chromosome 2, rRhiFlo1.hap2, whole genome shotgun sequence, encodes the following:
- the LOC133378253 gene encoding olfactory receptor 9G4-like, with product METDRNRTLLTSFVLVGFTTDPLLRIILFVLFLVSYTLTLTGNLGLMTLIYLDSRLHTPMYFFVGSLSFLDVWYSSVYTPRILSDCVSKSKAISLAGCAAQFFFSAGLTQSECFLLAAMAYDRYVAICNPLLYTTAMSRKLCIQLVIGSYVAGFASAVVHTGNTFCLRFCRNIINHYFCDVPPLLKMACGDTRVSELILVTAIGCNVLATTILILGFYTGIVAAIIRIRSAAGRRKAFSTCSAHLVSVFFFLGSALFMYSQSSSQHTPNWDKANALFYTVVNPLVNPLIYSLRNKDVKAAFKKVLGRFMAPK